The following coding sequences lie in one Coraliomargarita sinensis genomic window:
- a CDS encoding PSD1 and planctomycete cytochrome C domain-containing protein, which translates to MQSSSSIRGVVALLLVAVLGGAFWFAYQGPESGTTDTGPGETSSDTTEESGYIEPLKLAADAQVDYNFHVKPILSNNCFACHGFDPNTRESGLRLDTREGATTNYAPEGEAPRFAVVPGSPEESELWKRINHHNRDLLMPPIESTKEALDENEKSIIKRWIAQGAEYKTHWSFIPPEKSGLPAVDNKQWVKNELDHYILEKIESMGTGPSAMADKATLIRRVTLDLTGLPPTPEEVDAFLEDDSPFAYEKVVDRLLKSPHYGERMALDWLDVSRYGDTNAHHVDLIRTSWPWRDWVIRAFNENKPYDEFIVEQLAGDLLEDPTMDQVLATSFNRNHPITNEGGAIDEEYLVEYAADRVHTVSTAFLGMTMACARCHDHKFDPVSIDEYYSFLSFFNSIDEVGLEAQDAKKAEGYRPYMYIAPNEDDQQALNATKQSLVQIKDAISGVAWHEEFNRLVESYELDWKHLTPAYRHAFWNGEKVSGPNYKYLKINSTLEELEERRKEAGRLEFDISLKDAPEGADLVMVHFYGLEFDKIGNSRDLDTAEGKAIVSEFDLHMVKGPEESPEIVKTLGVAEHWSSDSALGMARPAANAFDDDPATAWVQSPSDRALVFMLRLDEALPSTEEQGHLRLAFQLEKDSLLPIQTSMVHVYVAKGQQTLKHMAEQVRPFSLTATAPQRVRNRHKEQFALEWSVSKGAHASEMLAEWGATTDRHYLLQQNAIRVAVMQEKDEPTPTFVLDRGAYDSPLKDRPVDRVVPEALGEMDPDYPKNRLGLAYWLIDEDNPLTARVTVNRYWQLIFGNGLVRTAEDFGFQGELPTHPELLDYLAVDFMESGWDVKALMRKIVLSATYRQQSVRRPEFDLADPENRYLSWFPRRRLPAEFIRDNALAASGLLVPKVGGPSVKPYQPDGLWLEKTMRPNSNTGKFVRDDGEDLYRRGMYTFWKQVAPPPQMEAFDAPSREVCVIKRNNTNTPMQALVLLNDVTFLEASRAMASRVMDELPGEWETTLNDRLVRSYRYLTGRRPSEQSMEVLKNLTLESYKAFAADSEKAEGFLSYGESPIDEDADTVELATLAYTASAIMNLDKTITRD; encoded by the coding sequence ATGCAAAGTTCATCAAGCATAAGAGGAGTCGTCGCTTTACTGCTGGTTGCGGTTCTGGGCGGTGCATTCTGGTTTGCTTACCAAGGGCCTGAATCCGGGACGACCGACACCGGGCCAGGAGAAACTTCTTCCGATACGACCGAGGAGTCAGGCTACATTGAGCCTTTGAAGCTGGCTGCGGATGCACAGGTCGACTACAATTTTCACGTTAAACCTATTCTGTCGAACAACTGTTTTGCCTGTCACGGTTTTGACCCGAATACCCGTGAAAGCGGTCTGCGCCTGGATACCCGCGAAGGCGCAACCACCAACTACGCGCCGGAAGGGGAAGCTCCCAGATTTGCCGTGGTGCCGGGCTCTCCGGAAGAAAGTGAACTCTGGAAGCGGATCAACCACCATAACCGAGACTTGTTGATGCCTCCCATCGAATCGACCAAGGAAGCGCTGGACGAAAACGAGAAGTCGATTATCAAGCGCTGGATCGCACAGGGGGCGGAATACAAAACGCACTGGTCCTTTATCCCGCCGGAAAAGTCCGGGTTGCCCGCAGTTGACAATAAGCAGTGGGTGAAAAACGAGCTCGACCACTATATTCTCGAGAAAATCGAGAGCATGGGCACAGGACCGTCAGCAATGGCTGACAAGGCGACATTGATCCGCCGCGTAACACTCGACCTGACCGGCCTGCCACCAACCCCTGAAGAGGTTGATGCTTTTCTGGAGGATGACAGTCCCTTTGCTTATGAAAAGGTGGTCGACCGTCTGCTGAAATCGCCTCACTACGGCGAACGAATGGCCCTCGATTGGCTCGATGTTTCGCGCTATGGAGATACCAACGCCCACCACGTGGATCTGATCCGCACCAGCTGGCCCTGGCGTGATTGGGTGATTCGTGCCTTCAATGAGAACAAGCCTTACGACGAATTTATCGTCGAACAACTGGCGGGCGATCTCCTGGAAGATCCGACAATGGATCAGGTTCTGGCGACGAGCTTTAATCGCAATCATCCCATCACAAACGAGGGTGGGGCGATCGATGAGGAGTATCTTGTGGAATATGCTGCCGATCGGGTGCATACGGTCAGCACGGCCTTTCTGGGAATGACGATGGCTTGTGCCCGTTGCCATGACCACAAGTTCGACCCCGTCTCCATCGACGAATACTATAGCTTCCTTTCCTTTTTTAACAGCATCGACGAAGTGGGCCTGGAAGCGCAGGATGCGAAAAAAGCGGAGGGCTACCGTCCTTACATGTATATCGCGCCAAACGAAGACGACCAGCAGGCGCTCAATGCGACCAAACAATCCCTGGTTCAGATTAAGGATGCCATTTCCGGCGTGGCGTGGCATGAGGAATTCAACCGCTTGGTGGAGTCGTATGAACTCGACTGGAAACACCTGACTCCGGCGTATCGGCACGCCTTCTGGAATGGAGAAAAAGTATCCGGGCCCAACTACAAGTATCTGAAAATTAATTCTACCTTGGAGGAACTGGAGGAGCGCCGCAAAGAAGCGGGGCGTTTGGAGTTTGATATTTCATTAAAAGACGCGCCTGAAGGTGCGGACCTTGTGATGGTTCACTTCTATGGTCTGGAATTCGATAAAATCGGGAACAGTCGCGACCTCGATACCGCTGAAGGTAAAGCCATTGTTTCTGAGTTTGATCTGCACATGGTCAAAGGACCGGAGGAAAGTCCGGAGATTGTCAAAACGCTCGGCGTGGCCGAGCACTGGAGCAGTGATTCTGCTCTCGGCATGGCTCGCCCGGCTGCAAATGCCTTTGACGATGATCCTGCCACAGCCTGGGTGCAAAGTCCGAGTGACCGTGCCTTGGTCTTTATGCTGCGTCTGGATGAAGCACTGCCCTCTACGGAGGAGCAAGGGCACCTCCGCCTGGCTTTCCAGTTGGAGAAAGACAGTTTGTTGCCGATCCAAACGAGCATGGTTCATGTTTATGTGGCGAAAGGGCAGCAGACTTTAAAGCATATGGCGGAGCAGGTCCGTCCGTTTTCGCTCACGGCGACCGCGCCGCAGCGCGTTCGCAATCGTCACAAGGAGCAATTTGCCCTGGAATGGTCCGTCTCGAAAGGTGCGCACGCATCAGAGATGCTGGCCGAATGGGGAGCCACTACCGACCGTCACTATTTGTTGCAGCAAAACGCCATTCGCGTGGCGGTGATGCAGGAAAAGGATGAGCCGACGCCAACCTTTGTTTTGGACCGCGGTGCCTATGATTCGCCTCTCAAAGACAGGCCCGTTGATCGCGTCGTGCCTGAGGCGCTTGGTGAGATGGATCCGGATTATCCCAAGAATCGCCTGGGGCTGGCCTATTGGTTGATCGATGAGGATAACCCGCTGACGGCCCGGGTCACAGTGAACCGCTACTGGCAGCTCATTTTCGGGAACGGCCTGGTTCGAACCGCTGAAGACTTCGGCTTTCAGGGCGAACTGCCCACGCATCCGGAGTTACTCGATTATCTGGCTGTCGACTTCATGGAATCGGGCTGGGATGTGAAAGCCCTGATGCGGAAGATCGTCCTCTCCGCGACTTACCGTCAGCAGTCGGTTCGCCGGCCTGAGTTTGACCTGGCCGATCCGGAAAACCGCTATCTTTCCTGGTTCCCTCGCCGGCGTCTGCCTGCCGAATTCATCCGTGACAATGCTCTGGCCGCATCCGGACTGCTTGTTCCGAAGGTCGGAGGGCCGAGTGTTAAGCCTTATCAACCCGACGGGCTCTGGCTCGAGAAGACGATGCGTCCGAACAGCAACACGGGTAAGTTTGTGCGTGATGACGGAGAGGACCTCTACCGGCGGGGCATGTATACCTTCTGGAAACAGGTGGCACCGCCGCCGCAAATGGAAGCTTTTGACGCGCCCTCACGCGAGGTCTGTGTGATCAAAAGAAATAATACGAACACACCGATGCAGGCACTCGTTCTGCTCAACGACGTAACCTTCCTCGAAGCTTCACGGGCCATGGCTTCTCGTGTTATGGACGAGCTTCCCGGGGAATGGGAGACGACTTTGAACGACCGCCTTGTGCGCAGCTATCGCTACCTGACCGGGCGGCGACCTTCAGAGCAAAGTATGGAAGTCTTGAAGAATCTGACACTCGAATCTTACAAGGCCTTTGCCGCCGACAGTGAGAAGGCGGAAGGCTTCCTCTCTTATGGGGAAAGCCCGATTGATGAAGATGCGGATACGGTTGAGCTGGCGACACTGGCATATACCGCTTCGGCAATTATGAATTTAGACAAGACCATAACCCGTGATTAG